One window from the genome of Acanthochromis polyacanthus isolate Apoly-LR-REF ecotype Palm Island chromosome 21, KAUST_Apoly_ChrSc, whole genome shotgun sequence encodes:
- the LOC127531729 gene encoding cell adhesion molecule 3-like isoform X2, with translation MLRFFIFGVLIASTGKPVNGTCNVEMSPPKVMVKFGDSFTANCTSLYSEIAGIGWESTYGGIGLQSGISTLPFKIDVVKDWDIQPICYVTLPDGDQCLEPLPVTVYQIPESVSIAQPLSAGPMVEGKQYHIQCNIVNVAPASLLSVYWHKGDKIISHETFKESAQSPVSKSSILNLTAQRDDDGSQIWCEAKLNLGPGELNHPAMQSKSHEMAVLYPPGFINPEMETVELPDRKNVTLYCNATGNPVPVYSWDVPQAVQETSKKEDMNKPFLIPFFQLPGNYSCKASNSQGTRIKYFTVIEAPSSQLGTTAGILLAVFFVLVFALACVVYHKQRNSPVARLEGLHR, from the exons GAAAGCCTGTGAACGGCACGTGTAATGTTGAGATGAGCCCTCCAAAAGTTATGGTGAAATTTGGAGACTCCTTCACAGCCAACTGCACCTCACTGTACAGTGAGATTGCAGGAATTGGCTGGGAGTCCACATATGGAGGAATAGGCCTTCAGAGTGGGATTTCGACTCTCCCCTTCAAAATTGACGTTGTGAAAGACTGGGACATACAACCGATCTGTTACGTCACTCTGCCTGATGGTGATCAGTGTTTAGAACCTCTGCCAGTCACTGTTTACC aaATTCCAGAGAGTGTGTCTATAGCTCAGCCCCTCAGTGCTGGTCCCATGGTGGAGGGCAAACAGTATCACATACAGTGCAACATTGTTAACGTTGCACCTGCAAGCCTCCTCTCCGTGTACTGGCACAAAGGCGATAAGATAATCTCTCATGAGACTTTTAAAGAATCCGCTCAGTCTCCAGTCAGTAAGTCATCCATCCTCAATCTGACTGCTCAAAGGGATGATGATGGCAGTCAGATCTGGTGTGAAGCAAAGCTAAACTTGGGGCCAGGGGAGTTAAATCATCCTGCAATGCAATCAAAGTCACATGAAATGGCTGTACTCT acCCTCCAGGCTTCATCAATCCTGAAATGGAGACGGTGGAACTCCCAGATCGTAAAAACGTAACATTATATTGCAACGCCACAGGAAACCCGGTGCCAGTCTACAGCTGGGATGTCCCACAAGCCGTACAAGAGACGAGCAAGAAAGAGGATATGAACAAACCCTTTTTGATCCCGTTCTTTCAGCTTCCAGGGAACTATAGCTGTAAAGCGTCCAACAGTCAGGGCACCCGCATCAAATATTTCACCGTCATCGAGGCTCCAA GTAGTCAACTTGGGACGACTGCTGGGATTTTATTGGctgtgttctttgttttagtctTTGCTTTGGCATGTGTGGTTTATCACAAACAAAGAAACTCTCCTGTTGCACGACTAGAAGGTCTGCACAGATGA
- the LOC127531729 gene encoding cell adhesion molecule 3-like isoform X3: MSPPKVMVKFGDSFTANCTSLYSEIAGIGWESTYGGIGLQSGISTLPFKIDVVKDWDIQPICYVTLPDGDQCLEPLPVTVYQIPESVSIAQPLSAGPMVEGKQYHIQCNIVNVAPASLLSVYWHKGDKIISHETFKESAQSPVSKSSILNLTAQRDDDGSQIWCEAKLNLGPGELNHPAMQSKSHEMAVLYPPGFINPEMETVELPDRKNVTLYCNATGNPVPVYSWDVPQAVQETSKKEDMNKPFLIPFFQLPGNYSCKASNSQGTRIKYFTVIEAPRDRTTLAAIIGVFVALGVLLFIGGALFVTRDGTFSCNQSKYLRGQPSGAV; the protein is encoded by the exons ATGAGCCCTCCAAAAGTTATGGTGAAATTTGGAGACTCCTTCACAGCCAACTGCACCTCACTGTACAGTGAGATTGCAGGAATTGGCTGGGAGTCCACATATGGAGGAATAGGCCTTCAGAGTGGGATTTCGACTCTCCCCTTCAAAATTGACGTTGTGAAAGACTGGGACATACAACCGATCTGTTACGTCACTCTGCCTGATGGTGATCAGTGTTTAGAACCTCTGCCAGTCACTGTTTACC aaATTCCAGAGAGTGTGTCTATAGCTCAGCCCCTCAGTGCTGGTCCCATGGTGGAGGGCAAACAGTATCACATACAGTGCAACATTGTTAACGTTGCACCTGCAAGCCTCCTCTCCGTGTACTGGCACAAAGGCGATAAGATAATCTCTCATGAGACTTTTAAAGAATCCGCTCAGTCTCCAGTCAGTAAGTCATCCATCCTCAATCTGACTGCTCAAAGGGATGATGATGGCAGTCAGATCTGGTGTGAAGCAAAGCTAAACTTGGGGCCAGGGGAGTTAAATCATCCTGCAATGCAATCAAAGTCACATGAAATGGCTGTACTCT acCCTCCAGGCTTCATCAATCCTGAAATGGAGACGGTGGAACTCCCAGATCGTAAAAACGTAACATTATATTGCAACGCCACAGGAAACCCGGTGCCAGTCTACAGCTGGGATGTCCCACAAGCCGTACAAGAGACGAGCAAGAAAGAGGATATGAACAAACCCTTTTTGATCCCGTTCTTTCAGCTTCCAGGGAACTATAGCTGTAAAGCGTCCAACAGTCAGGGCACCCGCATCAAATATTTCACCGTCATCGAGGCTCCAA GGGATCGCACAACCCTCGCAGCCATAATTGGAGTATTTGTGGCCCTTGGAGTCCTGCTCTTCATTGGCGGTGCACTTTTTGTGACGCGCGATGGAACATTTTCTTGCAACCAAAGCAAATACCTCAGAGGACAACCTTCAGGAGCTGTATGA
- the LOC127531729 gene encoding cell adhesion molecule 3-like isoform X1: MLRFFIFGVLIASTGKPVNGTCNVEMSPPKVMVKFGDSFTANCTSLYSEIAGIGWESTYGGIGLQSGISTLPFKIDVVKDWDIQPICYVTLPDGDQCLEPLPVTVYQIPESVSIAQPLSAGPMVEGKQYHIQCNIVNVAPASLLSVYWHKGDKIISHETFKESAQSPVSKSSILNLTAQRDDDGSQIWCEAKLNLGPGELNHPAMQSKSHEMAVLYPPGFINPEMETVELPDRKNVTLYCNATGNPVPVYSWDVPQAVQETSKKEDMNKPFLIPFFQLPGNYSCKASNSQGTRIKYFTVIEAPRDRTTLAAIIGVFVALGVLLFIGGALFVTRDGTFSCNQSKYLRGQPSGAV; encoded by the exons GAAAGCCTGTGAACGGCACGTGTAATGTTGAGATGAGCCCTCCAAAAGTTATGGTGAAATTTGGAGACTCCTTCACAGCCAACTGCACCTCACTGTACAGTGAGATTGCAGGAATTGGCTGGGAGTCCACATATGGAGGAATAGGCCTTCAGAGTGGGATTTCGACTCTCCCCTTCAAAATTGACGTTGTGAAAGACTGGGACATACAACCGATCTGTTACGTCACTCTGCCTGATGGTGATCAGTGTTTAGAACCTCTGCCAGTCACTGTTTACC aaATTCCAGAGAGTGTGTCTATAGCTCAGCCCCTCAGTGCTGGTCCCATGGTGGAGGGCAAACAGTATCACATACAGTGCAACATTGTTAACGTTGCACCTGCAAGCCTCCTCTCCGTGTACTGGCACAAAGGCGATAAGATAATCTCTCATGAGACTTTTAAAGAATCCGCTCAGTCTCCAGTCAGTAAGTCATCCATCCTCAATCTGACTGCTCAAAGGGATGATGATGGCAGTCAGATCTGGTGTGAAGCAAAGCTAAACTTGGGGCCAGGGGAGTTAAATCATCCTGCAATGCAATCAAAGTCACATGAAATGGCTGTACTCT acCCTCCAGGCTTCATCAATCCTGAAATGGAGACGGTGGAACTCCCAGATCGTAAAAACGTAACATTATATTGCAACGCCACAGGAAACCCGGTGCCAGTCTACAGCTGGGATGTCCCACAAGCCGTACAAGAGACGAGCAAGAAAGAGGATATGAACAAACCCTTTTTGATCCCGTTCTTTCAGCTTCCAGGGAACTATAGCTGTAAAGCGTCCAACAGTCAGGGCACCCGCATCAAATATTTCACCGTCATCGAGGCTCCAA GGGATCGCACAACCCTCGCAGCCATAATTGGAGTATTTGTGGCCCTTGGAGTCCTGCTCTTCATTGGCGGTGCACTTTTTGTGACGCGCGATGGAACATTTTCTTGCAACCAAAGCAAATACCTCAGAGGACAACCTTCAGGAGCTGTATGA